One genomic window of Anaerofustis stercorihominis DSM 17244 includes the following:
- a CDS encoding electron transfer flavoprotein subunit alpha/FixB family protein, which translates to MSFEEYKGVFVFAQQVDGVINNVALELTSEATKLAAALKTDVTAVLLGHDVKGLADELAKYGADKVLVVDDPALETYTTEPYAHAMDEIIKNYKPDIVLYGATAIGRDLAPRVSARVATGLTADCTVLEIDEFKNALGNVNKGYEGKLFLNATRPAFGGNLMATIVCPDNKPQMATVRPGVMQKIEPKDVKANVEEVKIDFAKNNKCVEVLEVVKAVKDKVDISEANILVSGGRGVGSAENFKLLEDLAEAIGGEVSASRACVDAGWVAKDIQVGQTGKTVRPNVYFAIGISGAIQHAAGMEESDLIIAINKDESAPIFSFADYGVVGDLNKIVPLLTEAIKNA; encoded by the coding sequence ATGAGTTTTGAAGAATATAAAGGCGTATTTGTCTTCGCGCAACAAGTTGATGGTGTAATCAACAATGTTGCTTTAGAATTAACAAGTGAAGCTACAAAGCTTGCTGCTGCTTTAAAAACAGACGTTACAGCTGTTCTTTTAGGACATGATGTAAAAGGATTAGCTGACGAATTAGCTAAATATGGTGCAGATAAAGTATTAGTAGTAGATGATCCTGCTTTAGAAACATATACAACTGAACCATATGCACATGCTATGGATGAAATAATTAAAAATTACAAACCTGATATCGTACTTTACGGTGCTACAGCAATCGGTAGAGATTTAGCTCCTAGAGTATCTGCAAGAGTTGCTACAGGCTTAACAGCTGACTGTACAGTTCTTGAAATCGATGAATTTAAAAATGCACTAGGTAACGTAAACAAAGGTTACGAAGGTAAACTTTTCTTAAACGCTACAAGACCTGCATTCGGTGGTAACTTAATGGCAACAATCGTTTGTCCTGATAACAAACCACAAATGGCTACAGTAAGACCTGGCGTTATGCAAAAAATCGAACCTAAAGATGTAAAAGCTAACGTTGAAGAAGTAAAAATCGACTTTGCTAAAAACAACAAATGCGTAGAAGTATTGGAAGTTGTTAAAGCCGTAAAAGATAAAGTTGATATTTCTGAAGCTAATATCTTAGTATCAGGCGGACGTGGTGTTGGTAGTGCTGAAAACTTCAAGTTATTAGAAGACTTAGCTGAAGCTATCGGCGGTGAAGTTTCTGCTTCAAGAGCTTGTGTTGACGCAGGTTGGGTAGCAAAAGATATCCAAGTAGGTCAAACAGGTAAAACAGTTAGACCTAACGTTTACTTTGCTATCGGTATTTCAGGTGCTATTCAACATGCCGCAGGTATGGAAGAATCTGATCTTATCATTGCTATCAATAAAGATGAATCTGCTCCTATCTTCAGCTTTGCTGATTATGGTGTAGTTGGCGATTTAAATAAAATAGTTCCATTATTAACAGAAGCTATTAAAAACGCTTAA
- a CDS encoding electron transfer flavoprotein subunit beta/FixA family protein translates to MKIVVCAKQVPDTNEVRIDQKTGTLIREGVPAIMNPDDKAGLEAALQIKDKTGAEVTVITMGLPAAEEILREAFAMGADKGVLVTDRPFGGADTLATSNTLAAAIKTLDYDLIIAGRQAIDGDTAQVGPQIAEHLDIPNISYVQKVVEVTDDSITVERQYDDGYHVEKAQMPCLITALGDLNKARYMTPGGIFDAFKKDIQIITRKDVDIEDEKIGKAGSPTNVAKSFPKAVKAAGEKVELDADAASEYLVGKLKEKHII, encoded by the coding sequence GTGAAAATTGTAGTTTGCGCTAAGCAAGTTCCAGATACAAATGAAGTTAGAATTGATCAAAAAACAGGTACTCTAATCAGAGAAGGCGTTCCTGCTATTATGAACCCAGACGATAAAGCCGGTCTTGAAGCTGCACTTCAAATAAAAGATAAAACTGGCGCAGAAGTAACTGTTATTACAATGGGTCTTCCTGCTGCAGAAGAAATCTTAAGAGAAGCTTTTGCTATGGGAGCTGATAAAGGTGTATTAGTAACAGACAGACCATTCGGTGGAGCTGATACTCTTGCAACATCAAATACATTAGCTGCTGCTATCAAAACATTGGATTACGATTTAATCATTGCCGGTAGACAAGCTATCGATGGTGATACAGCTCAGGTTGGACCACAAATTGCAGAACATTTAGATATTCCAAACATTTCTTATGTTCAAAAAGTTGTTGAAGTAACAGATGACAGCATCACTGTTGAAAGACAATACGATGATGGTTATCATGTAGAAAAAGCTCAAATGCCTTGCCTAATCACAGCTCTTGGCGATTTAAACAAAGCAAGATATATGACACCGGGCGGAATTTTTGATGCATTCAAGAAAGACATCCAAATCATTACAAGAAAAGATGTTGATATTGAAGATGAAAAAATCGGTAAAGCCGGTTCTCCTACAAACGTTGCTAAATCATTCCCTAAAGCTGTTAAAGCTGCAGGTGAAAAGGTTGAATTAGATGCTGATGCAGCTTCTGAATACCTTGTAGGAAAATTAAAGGAAAAACATATTATCTAA
- a CDS encoding acyl-CoA dehydrogenase, protein MDFTLSKEHEMARTLFREFAETEVKPLAQEVDETEVFPSETVAKMQKLGFLGIPMPKEYGGQGCDTLTYAICVEELSRVCGTTGVIVSAHTSLGAGPIEKFGTPEQKEKYLRPLISGEKLGAFGLTEPNAGTDASGQQTKAVLDGDEYVLNGSKIFITNGKEADTYVIFAMTDKSKGTKGISAFIVEKGTPGFTFGTKEKKMGIRGSSTYELIFTDCRIPKENLLGQEGRGFGIAMQTLDGGRIGIACQALGLAQGALDATIEFVKERKQFGRPIAKFQNTQFQIADMATKVEAARNLVYKAAIAKDTKKRFSVEAAMAKLYAAEVAMEVTTKAVQLHGGYGYTREYDVERMMRDAKITEIYEGTSEVQRMVISGSLL, encoded by the coding sequence ATGGATTTTACATTAAGTAAAGAGCATGAAATGGCGAGAACTCTTTTCAGAGAATTCGCTGAAACAGAAGTAAAACCTCTAGCTCAAGAGGTAGATGAAACAGAAGTTTTCCCTAGTGAAACTGTTGCAAAAATGCAAAAATTAGGATTCCTTGGAATTCCTATGCCTAAAGAATACGGAGGACAAGGCTGTGACACATTAACATATGCTATATGTGTTGAAGAATTATCCAGAGTATGCGGTACTACAGGCGTTATCGTTTCAGCACATACATCATTAGGTGCTGGTCCTATCGAAAAATTCGGTACACCGGAACAAAAAGAAAAATATTTAAGACCACTTATCAGTGGCGAAAAACTTGGTGCATTCGGTTTAACTGAACCAAACGCAGGTACAGACGCATCAGGACAACAAACAAAAGCCGTTTTAGACGGAGATGAATATGTACTTAACGGATCAAAAATCTTTATCACAAACGGTAAAGAAGCTGATACATATGTAATATTTGCAATGACTGATAAGTCTAAAGGTACAAAAGGTATCTCTGCATTTATCGTAGAAAAGGGAACACCTGGTTTCACTTTCGGTACTAAAGAAAAGAAAATGGGTATTAGAGGTTCTTCTACATATGAATTAATCTTTACAGATTGCAGAATTCCTAAAGAAAATCTTCTTGGTCAAGAAGGTAGAGGATTTGGTATTGCTATGCAAACTCTTGATGGTGGTAGAATCGGTATCGCATGTCAAGCTCTTGGTTTAGCTCAAGGTGCTTTAGATGCTACAATCGAATTTGTTAAAGAAAGAAAACAATTCGGCAGGCCTATCGCTAAATTCCAAAATACACAATTCCAAATTGCTGATATGGCAACAAAAGTTGAAGCTGCAAGAAATTTAGTATACAAAGCTGCAATAGCTAAAGATACAAAGAAGAGATTCTCTGTTGAGGCTGCTATGGCTAAATTATATGCTGCTGAAGTTGCTATGGAAGTTACTACAAAAGCTGTTCAACTTCATGGTGGATATGGTTACACAAGAGAATATGATGTTGAACGTATGATGAGAGACGCTAAGATTACTGAAATCTATGAAGGTACTTCAGAAGTACAAAGAATGGTAATCTCAGGAAGCTTATTATAA
- a CDS encoding 3-hydroxyacyl-CoA dehydrogenase NAD-binding domain-containing protein — protein MKVGIIGAGAMGSGIAQAFAQTEGYEVCLCDINEEFAANGKKRIESGLNKRVARGKMEQAKADEILGKITTGVKDICGDCDLIVEAVLEVMSIKQDTFKELDKICKEDCIFATNTSSLSVTEIGAGVNRPIIGMHFFNPAPVMKLVEVIAGLNTPAETVDKIKEISEEIGKTPVEVAEAPGFVVNRILIPMINEAIGIYAEGVASVEGIDAAMKLGANHPMGPLALGDMIGLDICLAIMNVLFTETGDPKYRPHTLLKKMVRGGQLGQKSGKGFYDYK, from the coding sequence ATGAAAGTAGGTATTATTGGTGCTGGCGCAATGGGTTCAGGTATTGCTCAAGCATTCGCACAAACAGAAGGTTATGAAGTTTGCTTATGTGATATTAACGAAGAATTTGCAGCAAACGGTAAAAAAAGAATCGAATCAGGTTTAAACAAAAGAGTAGCAAGAGGCAAGATGGAACAAGCCAAAGCTGACGAAATCTTAGGAAAAATCACAACAGGTGTTAAAGATATTTGCGGTGACTGCGATTTGATCGTAGAAGCTGTACTAGAAGTTATGTCTATCAAACAAGACACATTTAAAGAATTAGATAAAATTTGTAAAGAAGATTGTATCTTCGCTACAAATACTTCATCACTTTCCGTTACAGAAATCGGAGCAGGTGTAAACAGACCTATCATTGGTATGCACTTCTTCAATCCGGCTCCTGTAATGAAATTAGTAGAAGTTATCGCAGGTTTAAATACTCCGGCTGAAACAGTGGATAAAATTAAGGAAATTTCTGAAGAAATCGGTAAAACTCCGGTAGAAGTTGCTGAAGCTCCTGGCTTTGTAGTAAACAGAATCTTAATTCCTATGATTAATGAAGCTATCGGTATTTATGCTGAAGGCGTTGCTAGTGTAGAAGGTATTGACGCAGCTATGAAACTTGGTGCTAACCATCCAATGGGACCATTGGCATTAGGTGATATGATTGGTCTTGATATTTGCTTAGCAATTATGAATGTACTTTTCACTGAAACTGGCGACCCTAAATATCGTCCACACACATTACTTAAGAAAATGGTACGTGGCGGTCAATTAGGTCAAAAATCTGGCAAAGGATTTTATGATTATAAATAG
- a CDS encoding enoyl-CoA hydratase-related protein: MGFVKYEQEGFVGIVTIDRPKALNALNEEVLKDLEAAFDAIDLDTTRAVVVTGAGKSFVAGADIGAMSTMTAEEGEAFGKFGNDIFRKIETFPLPVIAAINGFALGGGNELAMSCDIRICSDKAVFGQPEVGLGITPGFGGTQRLGRIIGIGMAKELVYAGYNIKADKALEVGLVNAVYSPEELMPAAMKLAGKIAKQAPIAVRNCKKAMNDGLQVDMDQAIVVEEKLFGDCFNSEDQKAGMKAFLEKGKAEFQNK, from the coding sequence ATGGGTTTTGTTAAGTATGAACAAGAAGGTTTTGTAGGTATCGTTACTATTGATCGTCCAAAAGCTTTAAATGCTTTAAATGAAGAAGTATTAAAAGATTTAGAAGCTGCATTTGACGCTATTGATTTAGATACTACAAGAGCAGTAGTTGTAACAGGTGCAGGTAAATCATTTGTTGCAGGCGCTGATATTGGTGCTATGAGCACAATGACAGCAGAAGAAGGCGAAGCTTTCGGTAAATTCGGTAATGATATATTTAGAAAAATTGAAACATTCCCACTTCCGGTTATTGCAGCAATCAACGGTTTTGCACTTGGCGGCGGAAATGAATTGGCAATGAGCTGCGATATCAGAATTTGTTCTGATAAAGCTGTATTCGGTCAACCTGAAGTAGGTCTTGGTATTACTCCTGGATTTGGCGGAACACAAAGACTTGGCAGAATAATCGGTATCGGTATGGCTAAAGAATTAGTATATGCGGGATATAACATTAAAGCTGATAAAGCTTTAGAAGTAGGATTAGTAAACGCTGTTTACTCTCCTGAAGAATTAATGCCTGCAGCTATGAAATTAGCAGGAAAGATCGCAAAACAAGCTCCGATTGCAGTAAGAAACTGTAAAAAGGCTATGAATGACGGTTTACAAGTAGATATGGATCAAGCTATAGTAGTAGAAGAAAAATTATTCGGAGACTGCTTCAACAGTGAAGATCAAAAAGCAGGTATGAAAGCATTCCTTGAAAAAGGTAAAGCTGAATTCCAAAATAAATAG
- a CDS encoding acetyl-CoA C-acetyltransferase: protein MAKKVVLAGACRTAIGTMGGTLSTTPARKLGSIVIKEALKRANVPADQVDQVYMGCVIQAGLGQNVARQASIDAGLPIEVPAVTINVVCGSGLNCVNMAAQMINAGDADIVVAGGMENMSMAPYADMNGRYGHRMNNATLVDTMVNDALWDAFNGYHMIQTADNICVDERWNLSREELDEFAAASQQKAIAAQEAGKFDDEIVPVEVKKRKETIVFNKDEGPRPGTTPETLAKLRPINKDGKVTAGNASGINDGAAAIVVMSEEKAKELGVTPMATWTAGALAGVDPTIMGIGPVAATKKVLAKTGMKVEDFDLIEANEAFAAQSVAVGKDLGFDLSKLNVNGGAIALGHPVGASGCRILVTLLHEMQKQDAKKGLATLCIGGGMGCATIVERD from the coding sequence ATGGCAAAAAAAGTAGTTTTAGCAGGCGCTTGCCGTACTGCAATTGGTACAATGGGTGGGACTTTAAGTACGACTCCTGCCAGAAAATTAGGTTCAATCGTAATCAAAGAAGCTTTAAAAAGAGCTAATGTACCGGCTGATCAAGTTGATCAAGTATATATGGGTTGCGTAATCCAAGCTGGTTTAGGTCAAAACGTAGCAAGACAAGCGTCAATCGATGCAGGTTTACCTATCGAAGTACCTGCCGTTACAATCAACGTAGTTTGCGGTTCAGGTCTTAACTGTGTTAACATGGCTGCTCAAATGATTAATGCAGGTGATGCTGATATCGTAGTAGCAGGCGGTATGGAAAATATGTCAATGGCTCCATATGCTGATATGAACGGTCGTTACGGACATAGAATGAATAATGCGACATTAGTTGATACAATGGTTAATGATGCGTTATGGGATGCATTCAACGGATATCACATGATTCAAACAGCAGACAATATTTGTGTTGATGAAAGATGGAATCTTTCAAGAGAAGAATTAGATGAATTTGCTGCAGCTAGTCAACAAAAAGCTATCGCAGCACAAGAAGCAGGAAAATTCGATGATGAAATCGTTCCTGTAGAAGTTAAAAAGAGAAAAGAAACAATAGTATTTAATAAAGATGAAGGACCTCGTCCTGGAACAACTCCTGAAACATTAGCTAAACTTAGACCAATCAATAAAGATGGAAAAGTTACTGCAGGTAATGCTTCCGGTATCAATGACGGTGCGGCTGCAATAGTTGTAATGAGTGAAGAAAAAGCTAAAGAATTAGGTGTTACACCTATGGCTACATGGACTGCAGGTGCCCTTGCAGGTGTTGACCCAACAATAATGGGTATCGGTCCTGTTGCTGCAACAAAGAAAGTTTTAGCTAAAACAGGCATGAAAGTTGAAGACTTCGATTTAATCGAAGCTAACGAAGCTTTCGCTGCTCAATCAGTTGCTGTTGGTAAAGATTTAGGATTTGATTTATCTAAATTAAACGTTAACGGCGGAGCTATAGCTCTTGGTCATCCTGTTGGTGCTTCAGGTTGTCGTATACTTGTAACATTATTACATGAAATGCAAAAACAAGATGCTAAAAAAGGTTTAGCTACACTTTGTATCGGTGGTGGTATGGGTTGTGCTACTATCGTTGAAAGAGACTAA
- a CDS encoding redox-sensing transcriptional repressor Rex, translating into MKKYSISKQALQRLPSYLNYLNWAKRENVKNISSPTIASDLKLNEVQVRKDLAAISSTGGKPRLGYNVDTLISDIKVFLGYDETDKAVLIGAGQLGRALLSYNGYEDYGLEIVAAFDVDNAVVGKKFKGKPIYHIDMLDRVCKKNNIHIGIITVSAENAQEACDKLVECGILAIWNFAPCHLVVPDNILVQHENTAASLAFLSMHLREKMKNEK; encoded by the coding sequence ATGAAAAAATACTCTATATCAAAACAGGCATTACAAAGATTACCTTCTTATTTAAACTATCTGAATTGGGCAAAAAGAGAGAATGTTAAAAATATATCTTCTCCGACTATTGCAAGCGATTTAAAACTCAATGAAGTTCAGGTGAGAAAAGATTTGGCTGCAATAAGTTCAACCGGCGGTAAACCCAGACTTGGATATAATGTCGATACCCTGATTTCGGATATTAAAGTATTTCTTGGTTATGATGAAACCGATAAAGCAGTTTTGATAGGTGCGGGACAGCTTGGCAGAGCGCTTCTTTCTTATAACGGCTATGAGGATTACGGACTTGAAATAGTGGCGGCATTTGATGTCGATAATGCGGTTGTAGGTAAGAAATTCAAAGGAAAGCCCATTTATCATATTGATATGCTTGATAGAGTATGTAAGAAAAATAATATACATATAGGGATCATAACAGTTTCAGCGGAAAATGCACAGGAAGCTTGTGACAAACTGGTAGAGTGCGGGATACTTGCGATTTGGAATTTTGCACCTTGTCATTTGGTTGTTCCGGATAATATCCTCGTTCAGCATGAGAATACTGCGGCTTCACTTGCATTTTTATCAATGCATCTTAGAGAAAAGATGAAAAATGAAAAATAA